The Methanococcoides methylutens MM1 genome has a window encoding:
- a CDS encoding Coenzyme F420 hydrogenase/dehydrogenase, beta subunit C-terminal domain, whose translation MITDPICKAHVNEDTAYVTDYGGKKYYFCSPECKNKFDQLEKSVIRLKRNIGEKERISFGKLKKEIINLGICTLCGACVSSCESIAFVNSQPKLIDKCTACGVCYNQCPRTVTREEDLVGKLRFGYAARSAMPGSKGQDGGVVTSLLAYGLEEGLLDCAIVTRKSEDDPWRPEPFIATTADEVLESAGSIYSHSMTMEPLMSAIKQGMRSIAFVGPSCNIDAVHKMQTSPYGFLHLFLRAKVLKFGLFCMDGFEHEGIREFVQAKGMDLNDIESMKIRKGVFEFGMSDGLKSYDLSELDRYRSTSCKFCTDMAAENSDISFGGVGTPQGWSTVLARSSIG comes from the coding sequence ATGATAACTGATCCGATCTGTAAAGCTCATGTAAACGAGGACACTGCCTATGTTACGGACTATGGCGGCAAAAAGTACTACTTCTGCTCCCCCGAATGCAAGAATAAATTCGACCAGCTTGAAAAGAGCGTAATACGCCTGAAGCGTAACATTGGTGAGAAGGAGAGGATCTCTTTTGGAAAGCTCAAGAAGGAGATCATAAATCTGGGGATCTGTACTCTGTGCGGTGCCTGCGTCTCTTCCTGTGAGTCCATAGCCTTTGTGAACAGCCAGCCTAAACTGATTGATAAGTGCACTGCCTGTGGTGTCTGCTACAACCAGTGCCCGAGGACCGTCACAAGAGAAGAGGACCTTGTGGGCAAGCTCAGGTTCGGCTATGCAGCCAGGTCTGCAATGCCCGGCTCTAAGGGTCAGGATGGTGGTGTTGTCACCTCTCTGCTTGCATACGGTCTTGAGGAGGGGCTTCTTGACTGTGCCATCGTTACAAGGAAGTCGGAAGATGATCCCTGGAGGCCTGAACCTTTTATTGCAACGACCGCAGATGAGGTTCTTGAGTCGGCAGGAAGCATCTATTCCCACAGCATGACCATGGAGCCGCTAATGAGTGCTATCAAGCAGGGTATGAGGAGCATTGCATTTGTGGGTCCGAGTTGTAATATAGATGCTGTTCACAAGATGCAGACAAGTCCATACGGATTCCTTCATCTGTTCCTCAGGGCAAAGGTCCTGAAGTTCGGTCTTTTCTGCATGGACGGTTTCGAGCATGAGGGTATCAGGGAATTTGTGCAAGCGAAAGGAATGGACCTCAATGACATCGAGTCCATGAAGATCCGTAAAGGTGTCTTTGAATTTGGTATGTCTGATGGCCTAAAAAGCTATGATCTCTCAGAACTGGACCGTTACAGGTCCACTTCCTGTAAGTTCTGTACCGATATGGCTGCAGAGAATTCGGACATCTCTTTTGGAGGTGTGGGTACACCACAGGGCTGGAGCACTGTCCTGGCACGTTCATCCATTGGCTAG
- a CDS encoding ferric reductase — MERRTTAISFVFFVSAIIIFILLQEKDMPLRMVDRATGLFAYLFIFLAILSSEYMMQMMKIFGTGFITIHHLLARIGISLMVIHPIAFAFEEKSISVFLPVLYPLKDFLELAGRPAFYLILIAVAAAVYRKHIIKKWKNFHYLNYLAFIMIFMHAWLIGTDLQYTIMKILWISMALIVFGVFVHKHLINSRS, encoded by the coding sequence ATGGAACGTCGGACGACAGCAATATCCTTTGTGTTTTTTGTTTCAGCAATAATTATCTTCATACTTTTACAGGAAAAGGATATGCCATTAAGGATGGTCGACAGGGCAACAGGACTATTTGCTTATCTGTTCATCTTTTTAGCAATACTATCTTCTGAATACATGATGCAGATGATGAAAATTTTTGGAACCGGATTTATCACCATACACCATCTTCTCGCCAGAATAGGGATATCCCTCATGGTCATACATCCCATTGCATTCGCATTCGAAGAAAAAAGTATCTCAGTATTTTTACCGGTATTATATCCACTAAAGGATTTTTTGGAACTTGCAGGCAGACCTGCATTTTACCTTATATTAATAGCAGTAGCAGCAGCCGTATACAGGAAGCATATTATCAAAAAATGGAAGAACTTCCATTATTTGAACTACCTTGCTTTCATAATGATCTTCATGCATGCATGGTTAATTGGAACAGATCTTCAATATACAATAATGAAAATACTATGGATATCCATGGCACTGATAGTTTTCGGAGTTTTTGTTCATAAACATCTGATCAACTCAAGATCATAA
- a CDS encoding transcriptional regulator: protein MNNRDFYMDDEDNEMVLLLQKLNVSKPVAKTLACLLGSEQVTSREVEMMSRLRQPEVSIAMNYLQKNNWVEVEEVKKKQGKGRPIKVYTLTVPMDEIIDTIEQKVISENRMMLENIERLKALS, encoded by the coding sequence ATGAATAATAGAGACTTCTATATGGATGACGAAGATAATGAAATGGTTCTGTTGCTTCAGAAACTAAATGTTTCAAAACCTGTGGCAAAGACACTTGCCTGCTTGCTGGGTTCTGAACAGGTAACCTCACGTGAAGTGGAGATGATGTCGCGACTGAGGCAGCCAGAGGTAAGTATTGCCATGAACTATCTCCAGAAGAACAACTGGGTTGAGGTGGAGGAAGTAAAGAAAAAACAGGGCAAAGGCAGACCAATTAAAGTTTATACTCTCACTGTTCCAATGGATGAGATCATTGACACCATCGAGCAGAAGGTGATCTCTGAGAACAGAATGATGCTGGAGAACATTGAAAGGCTTAAAGCCCTTTCATGA
- the larC gene encoding nickel pincer cofactor biosynthesis protein LarC, producing the protein MRALIFEPFSGASGDMVLGGMVGLGMDSSELREIIESVVDVTVSLGTANKCGIEATDVHILTENDQNSRTYKDVIDAVRKAQLPPEVRESAFGIFKLIGEAESKVHGKNLEELHFHEVGQDDAIADVIGACYAIYKMEVDTIFCTPVNVGGGSVKASHGIFPVPAPATLEILNKSGLDIYSSGDRELLTPTGAAILAYFAEPVDRLPMGKIIETGYGAGDADTEMPNVLRAMLMEVGGELSRDTIEVLETNVDDVTGEVLGSLFDKLMEVGAKDVAITPTTMKKSRSGHIIQVIARPEDSTRIAGELMRQTGTLGVRVIPTKHRFIADRRIGKITIIIAEHEYEVSVKIAQDKSGEILHISAEYEDCRRISDVSGLPLKEVMRRAEERAWKIFRGF; encoded by the coding sequence ATGAGAGCACTTATCTTCGAACCCTTTTCAGGCGCATCCGGGGACATGGTCCTGGGAGGAATGGTGGGACTTGGGATGGACAGTTCCGAACTTAGAGAGATCATCGAGTCCGTGGTCGATGTTACTGTTTCACTCGGGACAGCAAACAAATGTGGTATCGAGGCCACCGATGTGCACATCCTCACTGAAAATGATCAGAACAGCAGGACATACAAAGATGTTATCGATGCCGTCAGAAAAGCACAACTGCCCCCCGAGGTCAGGGAAAGCGCTTTTGGGATCTTCAAACTCATCGGAGAAGCAGAGTCAAAGGTGCACGGGAAGAACCTCGAAGAACTTCATTTCCACGAGGTGGGTCAGGATGATGCAATTGCAGATGTGATCGGTGCCTGCTATGCGATATACAAGATGGAAGTTGATACCATATTCTGTACTCCTGTAAATGTAGGAGGAGGCTCTGTAAAAGCATCACATGGAATATTCCCGGTCCCTGCACCAGCCACTCTGGAGATACTCAACAAGAGCGGCTTGGACATATACAGTTCCGGCGACAGGGAACTGCTTACTCCCACAGGTGCAGCGATCCTTGCATATTTTGCAGAACCTGTGGACAGGCTGCCCATGGGAAAGATAATTGAGACCGGATATGGTGCCGGAGATGCAGATACTGAAATGCCAAACGTTCTGCGTGCAATGCTCATGGAAGTTGGAGGAGAGCTATCCCGCGATACTATAGAAGTCCTTGAAACGAACGTTGATGATGTGACAGGAGAAGTGCTGGGAAGCCTGTTCGACAAACTCATGGAAGTCGGAGCAAAGGATGTTGCCATAACACCCACCACTATGAAAAAAAGCCGAAGTGGCCACATAATACAGGTAATAGCAAGACCTGAGGATAGTACACGTATCGCAGGCGAACTTATGCGCCAGACAGGCACTCTGGGAGTACGCGTGATCCCAACAAAGCACCGGTTCATAGCTGACCGCAGAATTGGGAAAATTACCATCATTATAGCAGAGCATGAGTATGAGGTTTCTGTTAAGATCGCGCAGGACAAAAGCGGAGAGATACTTCACATATCTGCGGAATATGAGGACTGCCGCCGGATAAGTGACGTTAGTGGGTTGCCTTTGAAAGAGGTCATGCGCCGCGCAGAGGAGCGCGCGTGGAAAATCTTCAGAGGATTTTGA
- a CDS encoding cobaltochelatase subunit CobN, which translates to MLILRMNVWRLPVRRMITADLIEYTFIAYANSTYGASEELLAAAETGFLETQDVILCDMVGADVYTAYNGTINESLIRAQEKGTELYSISSKNTPSYFDYISENTDDSDPICTYYQGIDTTEKGIENAENLLMYLAMRTKITYIGYSDAYSENECLEIASQTNDHSDLIEYTFIAYANSTYGASEELLAAAETGFLETQDVILCDMVGADVYTAYNGTINESLIRAQEKGTELYSISSKNTPSYFDYISENTDDSDPICTYYQGIDTTEEGIENAEKLLMYLATGCSTFSEIAILGNDEVDFNKFIFILGTEFNEVSLNNATLDTNISENLNVTIFTPSNPVPDEFDFSGYGVIFIESQNESLVDGWTSSIKSAKSGGAMVIGYNLSSNVTVSNVDLYSEEYTDIERYWIQGGDSNMESMLKFMGQKFSDQWVSESISKPEVVHPKINVTYILNDYGTLSTLNNVLSERAVVTDRFNVSVMNGEYAVENLVDVSDQDVIILYMLRGTQITELKAVFQETKAEDTQIGMFGIDNPEIYGIATFDMNSSSYNFLQEYFYNNGYSNMEQWIRAIGFTFEGAYIEYSEATQPSIPDHGIYHPDAFPRIFEDSGEYLEWYKNHGYNASAPTIGIIANYKIGKDPLVLTADDQIIRNLESKGCNVIYSTFEVITDDGSECFVNNDEVIVDSIISLKGFNFEYKDPSVGVKSLNEYNVPVIKGLLDTYHTPDMYNSSVHGLNTLSLPSQVTMPELEGLIDYIWIAGGSEVEGYHQPLTYQIDWMCDRAISWAELSKMSNSDKKVSIIYYNHEGGKNNIGASYLDIASSFEVLLDSMNASGYDTGNGSIPNSSEFIDLFIESRNVGSWAPGELEKVVESGNVTLVPVDDYLEWYNTLPQSVRDEVEARWGEAPGNIMVYEGQFVIPTIQLGNINFIPQPTRGDLSDELVMYHDKDLPPTHQYLATYFWINQVYDADAMIHFGTHGTQEWLPGKEVGLWRYDYPSIMVADTPVVYPYIMDNVGEGTQAKRRGNAVIIDHLIPPITDSGLYGELAEMHDKIHEYEEAADANNSARMALYRNSTIEKYENLSMEYDLGVSPDQMRAMSEVEFEDFVTNDVHNYLHELQGTLMPLGLHVFGVAPADNKLVCMVKSMLHNDFIQHIATVIQYENTSWDEEDLENVSNYRASDLLNATLLNGANVSQAQLDVLGIVDSNITADLNMAHDYSIHLKNTTHEIDQTLNALNGGYVEPGPGNDPIRNPDTLPTGRNFYSFDPRTIPDAETEILGAALADQMLEQYNSTHGTYPKKVTYILWSVETMRHEGLMEAQIYSLLGVKLERDSNGYISGYKVIPQEDMTHPRIDVVVTPSGLYRDTFPHHLQWIDQAVREVAALDESNESNYVRWNSLIMEEALLEQGYDNDTALILSRSRIFSESPGAYGTGLPGAITASDTWESEDELADLYMSRMSNIYGQDIWGESYEDVFRMNLQDVEVAMHSDSSNLYGIIDNDDFYQYLGGLSLAVRSLTGENPEMYVADFKNADNPEIITFEEAYRKDIRSTLFNPKFISGMMEYDYAGAREFMNTIEHIWGLDVTTPDMVTDSDWDEIYAVYVEDKYDLGVDEFMKSDDNVYAYQATLKRMIEAERKGYWDASDEVLRNLVAEYTKSVVENGVTCCHHTCGNALLDEYVQGIMSVPGVVDQTTIDEYNKLMQDATQRYPETSSHKSSSNTPSANVVNSTTTNVDGGYGTTTDQPTDAAQQSTPDNYVEGYEMTRESTPEESSSSSFSGSDIMGALLVLAAVGAISIGLRRRRL; encoded by the coding sequence ATGCTTATTCTGAGAATGAATGTCTGGAGATTGCCAGTCAGACGAATGATCACAGCTGACTTGATAGAATACACTTTCATTGCATACGCTAACTCAACATATGGTGCAAGCGAAGAGTTACTGGCAGCTGCAGAAACGGGATTCTTGGAAACACAGGATGTTATACTCTGTGATATGGTAGGAGCTGATGTGTATACAGCATATAACGGCACTATAAATGAAAGTCTGATAAGGGCACAAGAGAAAGGAACCGAATTGTATAGTATAAGTTCTAAAAACACCCCTTCATATTTTGATTATATATCAGAAAATACGGATGATTCAGACCCTATATGCACATACTATCAGGGAATAGATACCACTGAGAAAGGAATCGAAAATGCTGAGAACCTGCTGATGTATCTGGCAATGAGGACAAAAATAACTTACATCGGTTATTCTGATGCTTATTCTGAGAATGAATGTCTGGAGATTGCCAGTCAGACGAATGATCACAGTGACTTGATAGAATACACTTTCATTGCATACGCTAACTCAACATATGGTGCAAGCGAAGAGTTACTGGCAGCTGCAGAAACGGGATTCTTGGAAACACAGGATGTTATACTCTGTGATATGGTAGGAGCTGATGTGTATACAGCATATAACGGCACTATAAATGAAAGTCTGATAAGGGCACAAGAGAAAGGAACCGAATTGTATAGTATAAGTTCTAAAAACACCCCTTCATATTTTGATTATATATCAGAAAATACGGATGATTCAGACCCTATATGCACATACTATCAGGGAATAGATACCACTGAGGAAGGAATCGAAAATGCCGAGAAGCTGCTGATGTATCTGGCAACAGGGTGCTCCACTTTTTCGGAAATAGCTATTCTTGGAAATGATGAGGTCGATTTCAATAAATTTATATTTATATTGGGCACAGAGTTTAATGAAGTTTCTCTAAATAATGCAACCCTTGATACAAACATCTCTGAGAACTTGAATGTTACCATATTCACTCCTTCTAATCCTGTACCTGACGAATTTGATTTCTCAGGATATGGAGTTATCTTCATAGAGTCTCAGAATGAATCATTGGTAGATGGATGGACTTCCAGTATAAAATCTGCCAAGTCAGGTGGTGCAATGGTAATAGGGTACAATCTTTCATCCAATGTAACGGTATCCAATGTTGACCTTTATTCTGAGGAATATACAGATATAGAAAGGTATTGGATTCAGGGTGGGGATTCCAACATGGAATCCATGCTCAAATTCATGGGTCAAAAGTTCAGTGATCAATGGGTAAGTGAATCTATCTCCAAACCTGAAGTAGTTCACCCAAAAATCAATGTGACTTATATTCTAAACGACTATGGAACCCTTTCCACTCTAAACAATGTTCTTTCAGAGAGGGCTGTTGTAACCGATCGTTTCAATGTATCTGTTATGAACGGTGAGTATGCGGTTGAAAACCTGGTTGATGTTTCTGATCAGGATGTCATAATACTTTACATGCTAAGGGGGACACAGATTACTGAATTAAAGGCAGTCTTCCAGGAAACTAAAGCTGAAGACACACAAATTGGAATGTTTGGTATAGATAATCCTGAGATCTATGGCATTGCTACTTTTGATATGAACAGTTCTAGCTATAATTTTTTGCAAGAATACTTTTACAATAATGGCTACTCCAATATGGAACAGTGGATAAGGGCTATCGGCTTCACTTTTGAAGGTGCATATATTGAATATTCAGAAGCAACGCAACCTTCTATACCTGATCATGGTATTTATCATCCTGATGCTTTCCCAAGAATATTTGAGGATAGCGGCGAATATCTTGAGTGGTACAAAAACCACGGTTATAATGCATCCGCACCAACCATAGGCATAATAGCAAATTACAAGATTGGAAAAGATCCTCTCGTATTGACCGCGGATGATCAAATTATCAGGAACCTTGAATCAAAAGGTTGCAACGTAATTTATTCTACGTTTGAAGTAATTACGGATGATGGCTCAGAATGTTTTGTAAATAATGATGAAGTTATTGTGGATTCTATAATCTCTCTGAAAGGTTTTAATTTTGAATATAAAGATCCTTCTGTTGGGGTTAAGTCTTTGAATGAATACAATGTTCCGGTGATAAAAGGTCTTCTTGACACATATCATACCCCAGATATGTACAATTCAAGTGTTCATGGACTGAACACTCTGTCTTTACCATCTCAGGTAACTATGCCTGAACTAGAAGGCTTGATTGATTATATATGGATAGCAGGAGGCTCAGAAGTCGAAGGTTATCACCAGCCTTTGACATATCAGATCGATTGGATGTGCGATAGGGCTATATCCTGGGCAGAACTTAGTAAAATGTCCAATTCTGACAAAAAGGTCAGCATCATATACTACAACCATGAAGGTGGTAAGAACAATATCGGTGCAAGTTATCTGGATATTGCTTCTAGTTTTGAAGTATTGCTTGATAGTATGAATGCCAGTGGTTACGATACAGGTAATGGTAGCATTCCAAACAGCAGTGAATTCATTGACCTATTCATAGAAAGCAGAAATGTAGGTTCATGGGCACCGGGTGAACTTGAAAAGGTTGTTGAATCGGGCAATGTCACTCTTGTTCCGGTAGATGACTATCTGGAATGGTACAACACTCTTCCACAATCTGTAAGGGATGAAGTTGAAGCAAGGTGGGGTGAAGCACCAGGTAATATAATGGTCTATGAAGGTCAATTTGTTATCCCAACAATACAGTTAGGAAACATCAACTTCATACCACAGCCTACCAGAGGTGACCTCTCAGATGAGTTAGTGATGTATCATGACAAGGATCTTCCACCTACTCATCAGTATCTTGCAACATATTTCTGGATCAATCAGGTCTATGATGCCGATGCAATGATTCATTTCGGTACTCACGGTACACAGGAATGGTTGCCGGGCAAAGAAGTAGGATTGTGGCGCTATGATTATCCATCAATTATGGTGGCTGATACTCCTGTAGTATATCCTTACATTATGGACAATGTAGGGGAAGGTACTCAGGCTAAGCGCCGTGGTAATGCGGTGATTATAGATCACTTGATACCTCCTATAACAGATTCAGGTCTTTATGGTGAACTTGCAGAGATGCACGACAAGATACATGAATATGAAGAGGCTGCAGATGCTAATAACTCTGCAAGGATGGCTCTCTATCGAAATAGTACGATCGAGAAATATGAGAATCTTTCAATGGAGTACGACCTCGGTGTGAGTCCTGACCAAATGCGAGCCATGTCAGAAGTGGAATTTGAGGATTTTGTTACAAACGACGTCCATAATTACTTGCATGAGCTTCAGGGCACCCTTATGCCTCTTGGCCTCCATGTTTTTGGAGTTGCCCCTGCAGATAATAAACTTGTGTGTATGGTAAAGTCAATGCTTCATAATGATTTCATCCAGCACATAGCAACTGTTATTCAATATGAAAATACAAGCTGGGATGAAGAAGATCTGGAGAATGTATCCAATTATCGGGCCAGTGATTTGTTGAATGCCACCTTACTCAATGGAGCTAATGTATCTCAGGCTCAATTAGATGTTCTGGGAATCGTTGATTCTAATATTACAGCAGATCTTAATATGGCTCATGATTATTCTATACATCTAAAGAATACTACCCATGAAATTGATCAGACTCTTAATGCTTTGAACGGTGGCTATGTTGAACCCGGACCAGGTAATGATCCAATAAGGAACCCGGATACTCTACCTACAGGAAGAAACTTTTACAGTTTTGATCCAAGAACTATTCCGGACGCAGAAACTGAAATTTTGGGTGCAGCACTGGCTGATCAAATGCTTGAACAATATAATTCAACGCATGGAACATATCCTAAAAAGGTGACGTATATCTTGTGGTCTGTTGAAACAATGCGCCATGAAGGTTTAATGGAAGCACAGATATATTCTCTTCTTGGGGTTAAATTGGAGAGGGATAGTAATGGCTATATTAGTGGATACAAAGTAATTCCACAGGAAGACATGACTCATCCAAGAATAGATGTTGTTGTAACTCCTTCAGGACTTTACAGGGACACTTTCCCACATCATCTTCAGTGGATAGATCAAGCAGTTCGTGAAGTTGCTGCACTTGACGAAAGCAATGAGTCAAATTATGTCAGATGGAACTCTCTGATAATGGAGGAAGCATTGCTTGAACAGGGATATGACAATGATACTGCTCTTATACTCTCCCGTTCAAGAATTTTCAGTGAATCTCCTGGAGCTTATGGAACAGGTCTTCCGGGAGCTATAACTGCAAGTGATACGTGGGAAAGTGAGGATGAACTGGCAGACCTGTACATGTCTCGTATGTCCAATATATACGGACAAGACATATGGGGTGAGAGTTATGAAGATGTCTTCAGGATGAACCTTCAGGATGTTGAAGTAGCTATGCACAGTGATTCTTCCAATCTTTATGGTATCATTGACAATGATGATTTCTACCAGTATCTGGGAGGACTCAGTCTTGCTGTGAGGTCACTTACAGGCGAGAATCCGGAAATGTATGTTGCTGATTTTAAGAATGCAGATAATCCGGAGATTATAACTTTTGAAGAAGCCTACAGGAAAGATATCCGTTCAACACTTTTCAATCCTAAATTCATATCCGGAATGATGGAATATGATTACGCAGGTGCCCGTGAATTTATGAATACTATAGAGCATATCTGGGGACTGGATGTAACAACGCCGGATATGGTCACTGATTCGGACTGGGATGAGATCTATGCTGTATATGTGGAAGACAAATATGATCTGGGTGTTGACGAGTTCATGAAATCGGATGACAATGTTTATGCCTATCAGGCTACGCTTAAGAGAATGATCGAAGCTGAGCGAAAAGGTTACTGGGATGCATCAGACGAGGTTCTCCGGAACCTGGTGGCTGAATACACAAAATCAGTTGTAGAGAATGGTGTAACATGCTGTCACCACACATGTGGAAATGCTCTGCTTGATGAGTATGTGCAGGGAATAATGTCTGTACCTGGTGTTGTCGACCAGACAACCATCGATGAGTACAACAAATTGATGCAGGATGCAACACAACGTTATCCTGAAACCAGTTCCCACAAGAGCAGTTCGAACACTCCTTCGGCAAACGTAGTCAATAGCACAACAACCAATGTTGATGGAGGGTATGGAACTACTACCGACCAGCCAACGGACGCTGCCCAGCAAAGCACACCAGATAATTATGTAGAAGGGTATGAAATGACTCGAGAGAGCACTCCTGAAGAGTCATCATCTTCATCTTTCTCAGGATCTGACATAATGGGAGCACTGTTAGTATTAGCAGCAGTGGGTGCTATATCTATCGGACTCAGAAGACGCCGACTTTAA
- the larB gene encoding nickel pincer cofactor biosynthesis protein LarB: protein MELKKILSQVKNNETDLEEAENQIRSMGYVQISDIARLDTFRKCRTGIMEAILAEGKEAEDIVEIAKAQVKATGRVLITRLDGEKSAVLERSFGNDNIEFSKNSITAVVHNSTPVPRTGGRVAIISAGTADIPVAEEARMTASEMGCETLTIYDVGVAGFHRLVSQLKNIEDYKPDAIVVAAGREGTLPTVVSGLVDAPVIGLPVSIGYGAGAKGEAALLSMLQSCSVLSVVNIDAGFVAGSFAARIANEVAEARNTNSEKGC, encoded by the coding sequence ATGGAGCTAAAAAAGATATTAAGTCAGGTAAAGAACAACGAAACTGACCTTGAAGAGGCAGAAAACCAGATAAGGTCAATGGGTTATGTGCAAATATCGGACATTGCCAGGCTGGACACCTTCCGTAAATGCCGGACAGGAATAATGGAAGCCATACTTGCCGAGGGAAAGGAAGCAGAGGACATTGTTGAGATCGCAAAAGCACAGGTCAAAGCTACAGGAAGAGTGCTCATTACACGTCTTGACGGGGAAAAATCTGCCGTTTTGGAAAGGTCTTTTGGAAATGATAATATCGAATTCAGCAAAAATTCAATAACAGCTGTCGTTCACAACAGCACCCCTGTTCCGAGAACCGGAGGGAGGGTTGCTATAATTTCAGCAGGTACCGCAGACATACCTGTGGCCGAGGAAGCCAGAATGACAGCTTCAGAAATGGGATGTGAGACCCTTACAATATACGATGTTGGAGTGGCAGGATTCCACAGACTTGTCTCTCAACTGAAAAACATAGAAGACTATAAACCGGATGCCATTGTCGTTGCTGCCGGAAGGGAAGGGACACTCCCAACGGTCGTTTCAGGACTTGTTGATGCACCGGTCATTGGATTGCCGGTATCCATCGGATATGGTGCCGGTGCGAAAGGAGAAGCTGCATTGTTATCCATGCTCCAGTCATGCTCTGTCCTGTCGGTGGTTAACATCGATGCCGGATTCGTTGCCGGATCATTTGCTGCAAGAATTGCAAATGAAGTGGCTGAGGCACGTAATACTAATTCCGAAAAAGGTTGCTGA
- a CDS encoding 3-isopropylmalate dehydratase large subunit, with amino-acid sequence MSEKIFSRASGKEVKANEFTMAKVDYAMAHDGTSVLAVRSFKKMGLDKVWDPKRIVIPFDHLTPANTETTADLHHDIREWIAEQGIPNFFDVGEGICHQVLPENGFAMPGKLVVGADSHSCTYGAFGAFGTGVGATDMSEIFASGKLWFKVPETIKVTASGKLSKNVLAKDVTLKVIGTVGAAGATYKAAEFYGDTITDLSMSGRMTLSNMAIEMGGKAGIVPPDKKTFEFLEGRAVEDYEPVYADDDAEYCAEYEIDGANLEPQVARPHQVDNVCDVPEVAGTKVDQVFIGTCTNGRLEDLEVAADFLKGEKVAVRTIVIPASRSIMIEAIRNGIAETLLEAGATLATPGCGPCLGGHMGVIGDGEVCISTANRNFRGRMGTGGQIYLSSPATAAASALTGEITDPREV; translated from the coding sequence ATAAGCGAGAAAATATTTAGCAGGGCAAGCGGAAAAGAAGTAAAAGCAAATGAGTTTACGATGGCTAAAGTGGATTATGCAATGGCCCATGACGGCACCAGTGTGCTTGCAGTAAGATCATTCAAGAAGATGGGTCTTGATAAGGTCTGGGATCCAAAACGTATTGTGATCCCATTCGATCATCTCACTCCGGCCAACACGGAGACAACTGCTGATTTACATCATGATATCAGGGAGTGGATCGCAGAGCAGGGAATCCCCAATTTCTTTGATGTGGGTGAAGGTATCTGCCATCAGGTTCTTCCTGAGAACGGTTTTGCAATGCCTGGTAAACTTGTGGTTGGTGCTGATTCTCATTCATGTACATACGGCGCTTTCGGAGCATTCGGTACCGGTGTTGGGGCAACTGATATGTCCGAGATCTTTGCTTCTGGTAAGCTCTGGTTCAAAGTCCCTGAGACCATTAAAGTAACAGCCAGTGGGAAATTGAGTAAAAATGTACTTGCCAAGGATGTTACTCTGAAGGTCATTGGTACAGTAGGTGCTGCTGGTGCTACTTACAAAGCAGCGGAGTTTTACGGTGACACAATTACAGATCTTTCAATGTCTGGCAGGATGACCCTTTCTAACATGGCTATCGAGATGGGCGGCAAGGCTGGTATCGTACCGCCTGACAAGAAGACATTCGAATTCCTTGAGGGCAGGGCTGTTGAGGATTACGAGCCTGTCTATGCTGACGATGATGCTGAATACTGTGCTGAATATGAGATCGACGGAGCAAACCTTGAACCTCAGGTTGCCCGCCCTCATCAGGTTGACAATGTATGTGATGTCCCTGAAGTGGCCGGTACAAAGGTGGATCAGGTCTTCATCGGAACATGTACTAACGGAAGGCTTGAAGATCTCGAGGTTGCTGCTGATTTCCTTAAGGGCGAGAAAGTGGCAGTAAGAACCATCGTCATTCCTGCATCACGTTCGATAATGATCGAAGCTATCCGCAACGGCATTGCAGAAACATTGTTGGAGGCAGGTGCGACCCTTGCAACTCCCGGATGCGGTCCATGTCTTGGCGGACATATGGGTGTCATCGGTGATGGGGAAGTGTGTATCTCTACAGCAAACCGTAATTTCAGGGGCAGGATGGGTACTGGCGGACAGATATACCTGTCATCTCCTGCAACCGCTGCTGCATCTGCACTTACCGGAGAGATCACTGATCCAAGGGAAGTTTGA